In one window of Bacteroidota bacterium DNA:
- the fdxA gene encoding ferredoxin FdxA produces the protein MPYVVAQPCINCKYTDCVEVCPVDCFYEGPNFLAIHPDECIDCNACVPTCPIEAIYADDELPGEWEHYAEWNAYLADQWQQLGYNITEKKDELETADEYAAEPQWSSKSEEDILTWEGAE, from the coding sequence ATGCCGTACGTCGTTGCTCAGCCCTGCATCAATTGCAAGTACACCGACTGCGTCGAAGTCTGCCCGGTGGACTGCTTCTACGAGGGGCCCAACTTCCTGGCGATCCACCCGGACGAGTGCATCGACTGCAACGCCTGCGTCCCGACGTGTCCCATCGAGGCGATCTATGCCGACGACGAACTGCCCGGCGAGTGGGAGCACTACGCCGAGTGGAACGCCTACCTCGCCGACCAGTGGCAGCAACTCGGCTACAACATCACCGAGAAGAAGGACGAGCTGGAGACGGCCGACGAGTACGCGGCCGAGCCGCAGTGGAGCAGCAAGTCCGAGGAAGACATCCTGACGTGGGAAGGCGCGGAGTAG